The Blattabacterium sp. (Blatta orientalis) str. Tarazona genome contains a region encoding:
- a CDS encoding DUF1599 domain-containing protein codes for MKWKDTSILYDVVLINVNFFVKNGYMNFNVDNNLLLVSVNQGNWISLVNYSVLSMMKMNRRKIRKEYIMYDYDKCMRVARIVMEKKNSDYNEAWKAMSFSSIKDIILQKIFRIQGIQRNECLIKKNQNKIKDNYIDILNYAIFILIRNIEESDFSMLL; via the coding sequence ATGAAATGGAAAGATACTTCCATATTATATGATGTTGTTTTAATAAATGTAAATTTTTTTGTGAAGAATGGATATATGAATTTTAACGTGGATAACAATTTATTGTTGGTCAGTGTTAATCAAGGAAATTGGATTAGTTTAGTTAATTATTCTGTGTTATCCATGATGAAAATGAATAGACGAAAAATAAGAAAGGAGTATATTATGTATGATTATGATAAGTGTATGAGAGTGGCAAGGATAGTTATGGAAAAAAAAAATTCAGATTATAATGAGGCGTGGAAAGCGATGAGTTTTAGTTCTATTAAGGATATTATTCTGCAAAAAATATTTCGTATTCAGGGGATTCAAAGAAATGAATGTTTAATTAAAAAGAATCAAAATAAAATTAAAGATAATTATATAGATATATTAAATTATGCTATTTTTATTTTGATTAGGAATATTGAGGAGAGTGATTTTTCAATGTTATTGTAA
- a CDS encoding VRR-NUC domain-containing protein, which yields MNKFRYSNNVLGKEQILHRSVCDYLDYKYPNVFYFHPHNEAKRTPYERFLMKVMRLRPGVPDILVPFPQQGNTGMALEFKIKPNKLTENQKNIISILNSYKWKVYVCYNFDQAKNNIDQYLKMIDNNKC from the coding sequence GTGAACAAGTTTAGGTATAGTAATAATGTTTTGGGGAAGGAACAGATTTTGCATCGTTCTGTGTGTGATTATTTGGATTATAAGTATCCAAATGTGTTTTATTTCCATCCTCATAATGAAGCAAAAAGAACTCCTTATGAAAGATTTCTTATGAAAGTGATGAGATTGAGGCCTGGGGTTCCAGATATATTGGTTCCTTTTCCTCAACAAGGAAATACAGGAATGGCTTTGGAATTTAAAATTAAGCCTAATAAGTTAACTGAAAATCAAAAAAATATTATAAGTATATTAAATTCTTATAAATGGAAAGTTTATGTTTGTTATAATTTTGATCAAGCTAAAAATAATATAGATCAGTATTTAAAAATGATAGATAATAATAAGTGTTAG